The following proteins are encoded in a genomic region of Pan troglodytes isolate AG18354 chromosome 2, NHGRI_mPanTro3-v2.0_pri, whole genome shotgun sequence:
- the IQCF6 gene encoding IQ domain-containing protein F6 isoform X2, translating into MTDKWTLRIKAMDTQNLEKTAIKIQSWWRGNMVRRTLLHAALRAWVIQCWWRSMQAKMLEQRRRLALRLYTCQEWAVVKVQAQVRMWQARRWFLQARQAACIIQSHWRWHASQTRGLIRGHYEVRASRLELDIEIIMT; encoded by the exons ATGACAGATAAGTGGACCCTAAGGATCAAGGCCATGGACACGCAAAAT TTAGAGAAGACAGCCATAAAGATTCAGTCATGGTGGCGTGGAAACATGGTGCGCCGGACGTTACTGCATGCAGCACTCAGAGCCTGGGTCATCCAGTGCTGGTGGAGGTCAATGCAGGCCAAGATGTTGGAGCAAAGACGGCGCCTGGCACTAAGACTCTACACCTGCCAGGAGTGGGCGGTGGTGAAGGTGCAGGCACAGGTTCGAATGTGGCAGGCCCGCAGGTGGTTCCTCCAGGCACGCCAAGCGGCCTGCATCATCCAGTCTCACTGGCGCTGGCATGCCAGCCAAACCCGAGGCCTGATCCGGGGCCACTATGAGGTCAGAGCCAGCCGGCTGGAGCTTGACATCGAAATCATCATGACCTAG
- the IQCF6 gene encoding IQ domain-containing protein F6 isoform X1 codes for MDTQNVSKALAVGTYLRGNEPCLNLEKTAIKIQSWWRGNMVRRTLLHAALRAWVIQCWWRSMQAKMLEQRRRLALRLYTCQEWAVVKVQAQVRMWQARRWFLQARQAACIIQSHWRWHASQTRGLIRGHYEVRASRLELDIEIIMT; via the exons ATGGACACGCAAAATGTGAGTAAGGCCCTTGCAGTAGGGACTTACCTGAGAGGTAATGAACCGTGTCTAAAT TTAGAGAAGACAGCCATAAAGATTCAGTCATGGTGGCGTGGAAACATGGTGCGCCGGACGTTACTGCATGCAGCACTCAGAGCCTGGGTCATCCAGTGCTGGTGGAGGTCAATGCAGGCCAAGATGTTGGAGCAAAGACGGCGCCTGGCACTAAGACTCTACACCTGCCAGGAGTGGGCGGTGGTGAAGGTGCAGGCACAGGTTCGAATGTGGCAGGCCCGCAGGTGGTTCCTCCAGGCACGCCAAGCGGCCTGCATCATCCAGTCTCACTGGCGCTGGCATGCCAGCCAAACCCGAGGCCTGATCCGGGGCCACTATGAGGTCAGAGCCAGCCGGCTGGAGCTTGACATCGAAATCATCATGACCTAG
- the IQCF6 gene encoding IQ domain-containing protein F6 isoform X3, with translation MVRRTLLHAALRAWVIQCWWRSMQAKMLEQRRRLALRLYTCQEWAVVKVQAQVRMWQARRWFLQARQAACIIQSHWRWHASQTRGLIRGHYEVRASRLELDIEIIMT, from the coding sequence ATGGTGCGCCGGACGTTACTGCATGCAGCACTCAGAGCCTGGGTCATCCAGTGCTGGTGGAGGTCAATGCAGGCCAAGATGTTGGAGCAAAGACGGCGCCTGGCACTAAGACTCTACACCTGCCAGGAGTGGGCGGTGGTGAAGGTGCAGGCACAGGTTCGAATGTGGCAGGCCCGCAGGTGGTTCCTCCAGGCACGCCAAGCGGCCTGCATCATCCAGTCTCACTGGCGCTGGCATGCCAGCCAAACCCGAGGCCTGATCCGGGGCCACTATGAGGTCAGAGCCAGCCGGCTGGAGCTTGACATCGAAATCATCATGACCTAG